In Pseudoalteromonas carrageenovora IAM 12662, the following proteins share a genomic window:
- the atpA gene encoding F0F1 ATP synthase subunit alpha — MQLNSTEISDLIKQRIEQFEVVSEARNEGTIVSVTDGIIRIHGLADCMQGEMIELPGNRYAIALNLERDSIGAVVMGPYADLTEGVKVYTTGRILEVPVGAGLLGRVVNTLGAPIDGKGALDNDGFEPVEKIAPGVIERQSVDEPVQTGYKSIDAMIPVGRGQRELVIGDRQTGKTALAIDAIINQKNTGVKCVYVAVGQKASTIANVVRKLEEHGALANTIVVVASASESAALQYLAPFSGCTMGEYFRDRGENALIVYDDLSKQAVAYRQISLLLKRPPGREAYPGDVFYLHSRLLERASRVNADYVEKFTNGEVKGQTGSLTALPIIETQGGDVSAFVPTNVISITDGQIFLETDLFNSGIRPAVNAGISVSRVGGAAQTKIVKKLGGGIRLALAQYRELAAFSQFASDLDDATRAQLEHGERVTELMKQKQYAPMSVADMSLSLFAAEKGYLKDIEIPKIMDFEAALLSYASSTYAELVAQINETGNYNAEIEAKLKELLEKFKSTQTW; from the coding sequence ATGCAACTTAATTCCACTGAAATTTCAGATCTGATCAAACAACGTATTGAGCAGTTCGAAGTTGTAAGTGAAGCTCGTAACGAAGGTACAATTGTATCTGTTACTGACGGTATCATCCGCATCCACGGTCTTGCTGACTGTATGCAAGGTGAAATGATTGAGCTTCCAGGCAACCGTTATGCTATCGCACTAAACCTTGAGCGCGACTCAATTGGTGCAGTAGTAATGGGTCCTTACGCTGACCTTACTGAAGGCGTAAAAGTATACACAACTGGTCGTATCTTAGAAGTTCCTGTTGGTGCTGGTTTACTTGGCCGTGTTGTAAACACGCTAGGTGCTCCTATTGACGGTAAAGGCGCTTTAGATAACGACGGTTTTGAACCTGTAGAAAAAATTGCACCAGGTGTAATCGAGCGTCAATCTGTAGATGAACCAGTACAAACTGGTTACAAATCTATTGATGCTATGATCCCAGTTGGTCGTGGTCAGCGTGAGCTTGTAATCGGTGACCGCCAAACAGGTAAAACTGCACTAGCAATCGATGCAATCATCAACCAAAAGAACACAGGCGTTAAGTGTGTGTACGTAGCGGTTGGCCAAAAAGCATCTACTATTGCGAACGTAGTACGTAAATTAGAAGAGCACGGTGCACTTGCAAATACTATCGTAGTTGTAGCATCTGCTTCTGAGTCTGCGGCACTTCAGTACTTAGCACCGTTCTCGGGCTGTACTATGGGTGAATACTTCCGTGACCGTGGTGAAAACGCATTAATCGTATATGATGATTTATCTAAGCAAGCAGTTGCTTACCGTCAAATCTCATTACTACTTAAGCGTCCACCAGGTCGTGAAGCATACCCAGGTGACGTATTCTACCTTCACTCTCGTCTTTTAGAGCGTGCATCGCGTGTAAACGCAGATTACGTTGAAAAGTTCACCAATGGTGAAGTGAAAGGACAAACTGGTTCATTGACGGCATTGCCAATCATTGAAACTCAAGGCGGCGACGTTTCTGCGTTCGTACCGACAAACGTTATCTCTATCACCGATGGTCAGATCTTCTTAGAAACTGACTTATTCAACTCAGGTATCCGTCCGGCAGTAAATGCTGGTATCTCGGTATCGCGTGTTGGTGGTGCTGCACAAACTAAAATCGTTAAGAAACTAGGTGGCGGTATCCGTCTAGCCCTAGCTCAGTACCGTGAATTAGCTGCGTTCTCGCAGTTCGCGTCTGACCTTGATGATGCTACACGTGCTCAACTTGAGCATGGTGAGCGTGTAACAGAGCTAATGAAGCAGAAACAGTACGCACCAATGTCTGTTGCTGATATGTCTTTGTCGTTATTTGCAGCTGAGAAAGGCTATCTTAAAGATATCGAAATTCCTAAAATTATGGATTTCGAAGCAGCTTTACTTTCTTATGCAAGTAGCACATACGCAGAGCTTGTGGCTCAAATCAATGAAACTGGTAACTACAACGCCGAGATCGAAGCGAAACTTAAAGAACTTCTAGAGAAGTTCAAGTCTACGCAAACTTGGTAA
- the atpD gene encoding F0F1 ATP synthase subunit beta → MSLGKVVQIIGAVVDIEFSQDNVPAVYDALKVTDGDLAGLTLEVQQQLGGGVVRTIALGTTDGLRRGASVSNTGEAIQVPVGKATLGRIMNVLGEPIDEAGPIGEEDRMSIHRAAPSYEEQSSSVELLETGIKVIDLVCPFAKGGKVGLFGGAGVGKTVNMMELIRNIAIEHSGYSVFAGVGERTREGNDFYHEMNDSNVLDKVSLVYGQMNEPPGNRLRVALTGLTMAEKFRDEGRDVLFFVDNIYRYTLAGTEVSALLGRMPSAVGYQPTLAEEMGVLQERIASTKTGSITSIQAVYVPADDLTDPSPATTFAHLDATVVLSRDIASLGIYPAVDPLDSSSRQLDPLVIGQEHYDTARGVQTVLQRYKELKDIIAILGMDELSDEDKQLVSRARKIQRFLSQPFFVAEVFTGASGKYVSLKDTIAGFKGILSGEFDDLPEQAFYMVGSIEEAQEKAKSM, encoded by the coding sequence ATGAGTTTAGGTAAGGTCGTCCAAATTATCGGTGCCGTTGTGGATATTGAGTTTTCTCAAGACAACGTGCCAGCCGTATATGACGCGCTAAAAGTAACAGATGGCGATTTAGCTGGTTTGACTTTAGAAGTTCAACAGCAGCTAGGTGGCGGTGTGGTACGTACTATCGCACTAGGTACTACAGACGGTTTACGTCGTGGTGCTTCAGTATCAAACACAGGTGAAGCGATTCAAGTTCCAGTTGGTAAAGCAACACTTGGTCGTATCATGAACGTACTTGGTGAGCCAATCGATGAAGCTGGCCCAATCGGCGAAGAAGACCGTATGTCTATTCACCGTGCAGCGCCTTCATACGAAGAGCAATCAAGTTCAGTTGAGCTTTTAGAAACTGGTATCAAGGTAATCGACCTTGTATGTCCATTTGCTAAAGGTGGTAAAGTTGGTTTATTCGGTGGTGCCGGTGTTGGTAAAACCGTAAACATGATGGAACTTATCCGTAACATCGCAATCGAGCACAGCGGCTACTCAGTATTCGCAGGTGTTGGTGAGCGTACTCGTGAGGGTAACGATTTCTACCATGAGATGAACGATTCAAACGTACTTGATAAAGTATCGCTTGTATACGGTCAGATGAACGAGCCTCCAGGTAACCGTTTACGCGTAGCGTTAACAGGTCTTACTATGGCTGAAAAGTTCCGTGACGAAGGTCGCGATGTACTTTTCTTCGTAGATAACATCTACCGTTACACACTTGCTGGTACAGAAGTATCTGCACTACTTGGTCGTATGCCATCAGCGGTAGGTTACCAGCCTACACTAGCTGAAGAAATGGGTGTGCTTCAAGAGCGTATCGCTTCAACTAAGACGGGTTCAATCACATCAATCCAAGCGGTATACGTACCTGCGGATGATTTAACGGATCCATCTCCAGCAACTACCTTTGCTCACTTAGATGCAACAGTAGTACTTTCACGTGATATCGCATCACTTGGTATTTACCCAGCGGTAGATCCACTTGATTCATCTTCACGTCAACTTGACCCATTAGTAATTGGTCAAGAGCACTACGATACAGCACGTGGCGTTCAAACAGTTCTTCAGCGTTACAAAGAACTTAAAGACATCATTGCGATCCTAGGTATGGACGAGCTTTCTGACGAAGATAAGCAACTTGTATCTCGTGCACGTAAAATCCAACGTTTCCTATCTCAGCCATTCTTCGTGGCAGAGGTGTTTACAGGCGCGTCTGGTAAATACGTATCACTAAAAGATACAATTGCTGGCTTTAAAGGCATCTTAAGCGGTGAATTTGATGACCTTCCAGAGCAAGCGTTCTACATGGTTGGCTCTATCGAAGAAGCTCAAGAAAAAGCTAAAAGCATGTAA
- a CDS encoding ParA family protein has translation MAKVIALANQKGGVGKTTTAVNLAASMAATKRKVLLIDLDPQGNATMGSGVDKYGDVPTIYDLLIEDKPIEEVIIKETSGEYHMIAANGDVTAAEVKLMELFAREVRLRNALEKIQDQYEFIFIDCPPSLNMLTVNAMAAADSILVPMQCEYYALEGLTALMDTITQLAKLVNPNLKIEGILRTMYDPRNRLANDVSEQLKQHFGDKVYRTVIPRNVRLAEAPSFGAPAMYYDRASSGAKAYLALAGEMLRRKEKTASVVA, from the coding sequence GTGGCAAAAGTCATCGCATTAGCAAATCAAAAAGGTGGAGTGGGTAAAACTACAACCGCCGTTAATCTCGCTGCATCTATGGCTGCAACGAAACGTAAAGTGCTGTTAATTGATCTCGACCCGCAAGGCAATGCGACAATGGGAAGTGGCGTAGATAAGTACGGCGACGTACCTACTATCTACGATTTACTCATAGAAGATAAGCCCATTGAAGAGGTAATAATTAAAGAAACCTCTGGCGAATACCATATGATTGCTGCAAACGGTGATGTAACCGCTGCAGAAGTTAAATTAATGGAATTATTTGCACGCGAAGTTCGCCTTCGTAATGCACTTGAAAAAATTCAGGACCAGTACGAATTTATTTTTATCGACTGCCCGCCCTCTTTAAATATGTTAACCGTTAACGCTATGGCCGCTGCTGACTCTATTTTAGTTCCAATGCAGTGTGAGTATTATGCTTTAGAAGGTTTAACTGCATTAATGGATACCATTACGCAACTTGCCAAGTTGGTTAACCCTAACTTAAAAATAGAAGGCATACTTCGGACTATGTACGATCCGCGTAATCGTTTAGCTAATGACGTATCAGAACAATTAAAACAACATTTTGGTGATAAAGTATACCGCACTGTAATTCCACGTAACGTACGATTAGCAGAAGCGCCAAGTTTTGGTGCACCAGCTATGTACTATGACCGAGCATCAAGTGGCGCTAAAGCATATTTAGCACTTGCGGGTGAAATGTTACGCAGAAAAGAAAAAACAGCGTCCGTTGTCGCCTAA
- the rsmG gene encoding 16S rRNA (guanine(527)-N(7))-methyltransferase RsmG, translating to MLQQQLTTLLAQTDIALTEKQQQQLVQYVELLNKWNKAYNLTSVRLPEEMMVKHIMDSLVVAPHLPGHHYIDVGTGPGLPGIVLAIALPDTQFVLLDSLGKRVRFLMHVKHELGLDNVTPVQSRVEEYQPSVKLDGVLSRAFASLQDMVDWCSHLIDHSGKFIALKGVFPSEELESLPKGVKFEQKIALEVPKLDAQRHLIILSKD from the coding sequence GTGTTACAGCAACAATTAACTACATTGTTAGCGCAAACTGATATTGCGCTAACAGAAAAACAACAGCAGCAGCTAGTTCAATATGTCGAGTTATTAAACAAATGGAACAAAGCTTATAATTTAACCTCTGTACGCTTACCTGAAGAAATGATGGTTAAGCATATTATGGATAGCTTAGTTGTTGCTCCTCATTTACCCGGTCATCATTATATTGATGTTGGTACGGGCCCTGGTTTACCAGGTATTGTTTTAGCTATTGCATTACCTGATACACAATTTGTATTACTAGATAGCCTAGGTAAACGCGTTCGATTTTTAATGCATGTTAAACATGAGCTTGGCCTTGATAACGTAACCCCTGTTCAGTCAAGAGTTGAAGAATATCAGCCAAGTGTTAAATTAGATGGCGTACTCAGTCGTGCATTTGCTTCATTACAAGATATGGTTGACTGGTGTTCGCACTTAATTGATCATTCAGGTAAATTTATAGCACTTAAAGGTGTGTTCCCTAGTGAAGAGCTAGAGTCGTTACCTAAAGGTGTTAAGTTTGAGCAAAAAATTGCATTGGAAGTACCAAAGTTAGATGCACAACGACATTTAATTATTCTTTCTAAAGACTAG
- the atpE gene encoding F0F1 ATP synthase subunit C, protein MELVLGLKYIAVALLIGFGAIGTAIGFGNMGGKFLEACARQPELAPSLQVKMFILAGLIDAVAMIGVGIAMVILFVL, encoded by the coding sequence ATGGAACTAGTATTAGGTCTTAAGTACATCGCAGTTGCTTTACTAATCGGCTTCGGTGCAATCGGTACTGCAATCGGCTTCGGTAACATGGGTGGTAAATTCCTAGAAGCATGTGCGCGTCAGCCTGAGCTTGCACCTTCATTACAAGTTAAGATGTTCATCCTAGCTGGTCTAATCGATGCGGTAGCAATGATCGGTGTTGGTATCGCAATGGTAATCCTGTTCGTACTTTAA
- the atpF gene encoding F0F1 ATP synthase subunit B — MNITATLIGELIAFTVFVLFCMKYVWPPLNDAIEARQKKIEDGLAASDRAEKDLELAQQKAAEQLKDAKAQAADIIEQAKKRAVLIVDEETVRGQEEREKIIAQGHSEIESERNRVTEELRKQVATLAVVGAERILEREINQAAHSDIVEKLVAEL; from the coding sequence GTGAATATAACAGCCACTCTTATCGGTGAATTAATTGCGTTTACGGTGTTTGTACTATTTTGTATGAAATATGTATGGCCACCATTGAATGATGCAATTGAAGCTCGCCAGAAGAAAATTGAAGATGGTTTAGCTGCCTCTGATAGAGCCGAAAAAGACTTAGAACTTGCGCAACAAAAAGCTGCAGAACAGCTTAAAGATGCAAAAGCTCAAGCGGCAGATATCATTGAACAAGCTAAAAAGCGTGCCGTGCTAATTGTTGACGAAGAAACTGTTCGTGGACAAGAAGAACGTGAAAAAATTATTGCTCAAGGGCACTCTGAAATTGAATCAGAGCGTAACCGCGTGACAGAAGAGCTACGTAAGCAAGTAGCAACACTGGCTGTGGTTGGCGCAGAGAGAATTTTAGAGCGTGAAATCAATCAAGCCGCACATAGTGACATCGTTGAAAAACTTGTCGCTGAGCTGTAA
- a CDS encoding ParB/RepB/Spo0J family partition protein yields the protein MSAKKRGLGRGLDALLSSSKPAPSVSKDQDTPTVTETVQKAVEVNNSELQKLPIEFLHSGKYQPRKDMSEEALEELASSIRSQGIIQPIVVRPVAQNSYEIIAGERRWRAAQIAKLESVPCIIKDVPDEAAVAIALIENIQREDLNAMEEAVALNRLLNEFELTHQQVADAVGKSRTTVTNLLRLNNLNSDVKILLEHGDIEMGHARCLLALEGESQSDAARLAVAKALTVRETEKLVRSILEPAPAKEVVEKDPDVKQLEQQLAENLGAKVEINYNKKGKGKLVISYTNLDELDGILNRINQDNTQH from the coding sequence ATGTCTGCTAAAAAACGAGGTTTAGGCCGAGGACTCGATGCACTTTTAAGTTCGTCAAAACCTGCACCCAGCGTAAGCAAGGATCAAGACACACCAACTGTTACTGAAACTGTACAAAAAGCAGTAGAAGTTAATAACAGCGAACTACAAAAATTGCCTATCGAGTTTTTACACTCGGGTAAATATCAACCTCGTAAAGACATGTCTGAAGAGGCACTTGAAGAATTAGCCAGCTCTATTCGCTCACAAGGCATTATTCAGCCAATTGTTGTGCGGCCAGTTGCACAAAATAGTTATGAAATAATTGCCGGTGAACGTCGTTGGCGAGCAGCGCAAATTGCAAAGCTTGAAAGTGTACCTTGTATTATCAAAGATGTGCCAGATGAAGCGGCTGTTGCTATTGCGCTTATTGAAAACATTCAGCGCGAAGATTTAAACGCAATGGAAGAAGCTGTTGCACTAAACCGCCTACTTAATGAATTTGAACTAACACATCAGCAGGTAGCTGATGCTGTTGGTAAATCGCGTACAACCGTAACTAATTTACTACGTTTAAATAATTTAAATAGCGATGTAAAAATTCTGTTAGAACATGGCGACATTGAAATGGGCCACGCACGTTGTTTATTAGCCCTAGAAGGTGAATCACAATCAGATGCCGCGCGTTTAGCTGTTGCAAAAGCACTCACGGTTCGTGAAACTGAAAAACTGGTACGTTCTATTTTAGAGCCTGCGCCAGCAAAAGAAGTAGTAGAGAAAGACCCTGACGTGAAGCAGTTAGAACAACAGCTTGCTGAAAACCTAGGTGCCAAAGTTGAAATAAATTACAACAAAAAAGGCAAAGGCAAGTTGGTCATTTCTTACACTAATTTAGATGAGCTCGACGGTATTTTAAACCGCATCAACCAAGACAATACCCAGCATTAG
- the atpH gene encoding F0F1 ATP synthase subunit delta has protein sequence MSELTTIARPYAKAAFELAVEKGTIESWNDMLFFAGEVASNEQASAILAGLPTATAQAELFINICAEQLNEQGQNLVKVMAENGRLIALPEVAQLFAAFKAEYDKEIDVDVISATPLAASQQESLVATLEKRFARKVKLNCSEDAAVVGGLIIKAGDTVIDGSVRGKLNRLATTLQS, from the coding sequence ATGTCTGAATTGACTACTATCGCTCGCCCATACGCTAAAGCGGCTTTTGAGCTTGCCGTTGAAAAAGGCACAATTGAAAGCTGGAATGACATGTTGTTCTTTGCAGGCGAAGTTGCCAGCAATGAGCAAGCATCAGCCATTTTAGCTGGATTGCCTACTGCTACTGCACAAGCTGAGTTATTTATTAACATATGTGCAGAGCAGCTCAACGAACAAGGTCAGAACCTAGTGAAGGTGATGGCTGAAAATGGACGTTTGATTGCACTGCCTGAGGTTGCTCAGTTATTCGCTGCTTTTAAAGCAGAGTATGACAAAGAAATCGACGTAGATGTGATTTCGGCAACCCCTCTTGCTGCTTCGCAGCAAGAGTCATTGGTAGCGACTCTTGAAAAACGTTTCGCACGCAAAGTTAAGCTGAATTGTAGTGAAGACGCTGCAGTTGTTGGCGGCCTTATTATTAAGGCGGGTGACACTGTAATCGACGGCTCAGTACGCGGTAAATTAAACCGCTTAGCCACAACACTACAATCGTAA
- a CDS encoding ATP synthase subunit I, translating to MTNKLARPYRLAAFKLICLQGIVALVAAVIIFIGWGVSASLSALAGSAVAILPHLVFALYAFRFMGASQANQAYTSLKRGNGLKFMLTIVLFALILKSTTVILMPFFCVYVFVLFTGLFAPVFFKH from the coding sequence GTGACTAATAAGTTAGCAAGACCTTACAGGCTTGCCGCATTTAAATTAATTTGTCTACAGGGTATCGTGGCTTTAGTAGCTGCAGTTATTATTTTTATTGGTTGGGGAGTAAGTGCCAGCTTATCAGCATTAGCTGGAAGCGCCGTTGCAATACTCCCTCACCTAGTATTTGCGCTTTATGCATTCAGATTTATGGGTGCAAGCCAAGCAAATCAAGCGTATACCTCGTTAAAACGCGGTAACGGATTAAAATTTATGCTAACAATCGTATTGTTCGCACTGATACTCAAGTCAACCACGGTAATATTAATGCCGTTTTTTTGTGTTTATGTATTTGTGTTGTTTACAGGATTGTTCGCACCCGTTTTTTTTAAACATTAA
- the atpG gene encoding F0F1 ATP synthase subunit gamma yields the protein MASGKEIKSKIGSIKNTQKITSAMEMVAASKMKKAQERVASSRPYADKLRKVIGRVAQANLDFTHPFLEEREVKRVGYIVISTDRGLCGGLNSNEFKKVALDIKAWKEKGVDAEFATLGSKAAGFFQRFGGQVLAKKAGLGDKPSVQDVIGPVKIMLDAFSEGKIDRLFLVYNNFVNTMKQEPTIDQLLPLPKAEKEVSAHTWDYLYEPNPEAILESLLVRFVESQVYQGVVENAASEQAARMVAMKAATDNAGDLMDELQLVYNKARQAAITQEISEIVSGSAAV from the coding sequence ATGGCCAGCGGAAAAGAGATTAAAAGCAAGATCGGGAGTATTAAAAATACTCAAAAGATCACTAGCGCAATGGAAATGGTTGCTGCGTCTAAAATGAAAAAGGCGCAAGAACGAGTGGCTTCTAGCCGTCCATACGCTGACAAATTACGCAAAGTGATTGGTCGTGTTGCTCAAGCAAATCTTGATTTTACTCACCCGTTCTTAGAAGAACGTGAAGTAAAGCGAGTTGGTTATATTGTTATCTCTACTGACCGTGGTCTATGTGGCGGCTTAAACTCAAACGAGTTTAAAAAAGTTGCATTAGATATTAAAGCATGGAAAGAAAAAGGTGTAGACGCAGAGTTTGCAACTTTAGGCAGCAAAGCTGCTGGTTTCTTTCAACGCTTTGGTGGTCAAGTGCTTGCTAAAAAAGCAGGCCTAGGAGATAAACCTTCAGTACAAGACGTTATTGGTCCTGTAAAAATAATGCTTGATGCATTCTCTGAAGGTAAAATTGACCGTTTATTCCTGGTATATAACAACTTCGTTAATACCATGAAGCAAGAGCCAACAATAGATCAGTTACTCCCTTTGCCAAAAGCTGAAAAAGAAGTATCTGCCCACACATGGGACTACTTATACGAACCAAACCCAGAGGCTATTTTAGAGTCTTTGTTAGTACGTTTCGTAGAGTCTCAGGTATACCAAGGTGTGGTTGAGAACGCTGCCTCTGAACAGGCTGCCCGTATGGTTGCAATGAAAGCTGCAACAGATAATGCCGGCGACCTTATGGATGAGTTACAGCTTGTTTATAACAAGGCCCGCCAAGCGGCAATCACACAAGAAATTAGTGAGATTGTTTCTGGTTCAGCCGCAGTTTAA
- the atpB gene encoding F0F1 ATP synthase subunit A: MAAEEVTISSHIQHHLTNAKMCMTDSGLAFNKACADSGFWTWNIDTLAWSIGLGLLFLWTFRSAAKKAHIGVPGKFQCFIEMIVEFVGDNVRDTCHGKSKLIAPLALTIFVWVFLMNLMDLIPVDFLPALAGLVGEQAFGMDSHDVYMKIVPTTDINLTAALAIGVFILMIGYSIKIKGVGGFIKELTLHPFSSNSKVAMIFLIPCNLLLETIALVSKPFSLALRLFGNLYAGELIFILIGAVGLMQLPLHFVWAVFHILVIVLQAFVFMMLTIVYLSMASSDNH; the protein is encoded by the coding sequence ATGGCTGCAGAAGAAGTTACTATATCAAGCCATATCCAGCATCACTTAACAAACGCTAAGATGTGTATGACCGACTCTGGTCTTGCCTTCAACAAAGCGTGTGCAGACAGTGGTTTCTGGACATGGAATATAGATACCCTCGCATGGTCAATCGGACTAGGTCTATTATTTTTATGGACTTTCCGTAGTGCCGCAAAAAAAGCACACATAGGTGTGCCTGGTAAATTTCAATGTTTTATTGAAATGATTGTTGAGTTCGTTGGCGACAACGTACGTGACACTTGCCACGGTAAAAGCAAATTAATTGCTCCATTAGCCTTAACAATCTTTGTTTGGGTGTTCTTAATGAACCTAATGGATTTAATCCCTGTTGACTTCTTGCCTGCACTTGCTGGTCTTGTTGGTGAACAAGCCTTCGGCATGGATTCGCACGACGTATACATGAAAATTGTACCAACCACAGACATAAACTTAACCGCAGCTTTAGCTATTGGTGTGTTTATTCTGATGATTGGCTACTCTATTAAAATTAAAGGGGTTGGCGGCTTTATTAAAGAGCTTACACTTCACCCATTTAGCTCTAATAGCAAAGTAGCTATGATTTTCTTAATTCCTTGTAATTTATTACTAGAAACAATCGCTTTAGTGTCTAAGCCTTTCTCGTTAGCACTGCGTTTATTCGGTAACTTATACGCTGGTGAATTGATTTTCATACTTATCGGCGCAGTTGGTTTAATGCAACTTCCGTTGCACTTTGTTTGGGCTGTATTCCATATCTTAGTAATCGTGTTACAAGCATTCGTATTTATGATGCTAACCATTGTTTACCTAAGCATGGCAAGTTCAGATAATCACTAA
- a CDS encoding F0F1 ATP synthase subunit epsilon → MAAMTVHLDVVSAEQSLFSGLVESIQVSGSEGELGVNAGHAPLLTALKPGMVRLVKQFGEEELIYIAGGTLEVQPNIVTVLADTAVRGEDLDEQAAEQAKRDAESQMANASAAEFDYQKAAMQLAEAIAQLRVIQQLRKK, encoded by the coding sequence ATGGCAGCTATGACTGTACATCTTGACGTAGTAAGCGCAGAGCAGAGCTTGTTCTCTGGTCTAGTTGAATCGATTCAAGTATCTGGTAGTGAAGGTGAGCTTGGTGTTAATGCCGGCCACGCCCCACTACTAACTGCCCTTAAACCTGGTATGGTACGTTTAGTTAAGCAATTTGGTGAAGAAGAACTCATCTATATTGCTGGCGGTACACTAGAAGTTCAACCGAACATAGTAACCGTACTTGCTGATACAGCTGTTCGTGGTGAAGACCTTGACGAGCAAGCTGCAGAGCAAGCTAAACGTGACGCAGAAAGCCAAATGGCTAATGCGTCAGCTGCTGAATTTGATTATCAAAAAGCAGCTATGCAACTAGCGGAAGCTATTGCACAACTTCGCGTAATTCAGCAATTACGTAAAAAGTAA